A single region of the Gracilibacillus caseinilyticus genome encodes:
- a CDS encoding spore coat protein CotJB produces the protein MTHSRSMPDSYYQQLEQIQAIDFVLVELTLYLDTHPDDVDAINQFNQAAFQSRQLKNKFEEEFGPLMQFGQSYSGYPWNWKDAPWPWQV, from the coding sequence ATGACCCATTCCCGATCAATGCCAGATAGTTATTATCAGCAACTAGAACAGATTCAGGCAATTGATTTTGTTTTAGTGGAATTAACCTTGTACCTGGACACCCATCCTGATGACGTTGATGCAATCAATCAATTTAATCAAGCCGCTTTTCAGAGCCGTCAATTAAAGAATAAGTTCGAAGAAGAATTTGGTCCGTTAATGCAATTCGGCCAAAGCTATTCCGGTTATCCTTGGAATTGGAAAGATGCTCCATGGCCATGGCAAGTCTAA
- a CDS encoding CPBP family intramembrane glutamic endopeptidase: MKNSQEQLIKKLSSKQLKQQIWLSQGLLLLLAITLMFIFFDSAAAFFNLLSWSWSQIVFYSLFSALIIVGIDIMTMYIFPKKWWDDGGVNEKIFKQGSYIEIIVLCFCIALVEEWLFRGIVQTQFGLWIASIIFALVHTRYLAKPFLFIAVILLSFWIGLVYQWTGNLTTVIALHFFVDLFLALLIRTRGVQHAR; encoded by the coding sequence ATGAAAAACAGTCAAGAACAACTGATTAAAAAACTTTCAAGTAAACAATTGAAACAACAGATTTGGCTTTCACAGGGATTACTGTTATTACTGGCCATTACATTAATGTTTATCTTTTTTGACAGTGCAGCTGCATTTTTTAATCTCTTATCCTGGTCATGGTCTCAAATTGTCTTCTATAGTCTGTTTTCTGCATTGATCATTGTGGGTATAGATATAATGACGATGTATATTTTTCCGAAGAAATGGTGGGATGATGGGGGAGTTAACGAAAAAATATTTAAACAAGGTTCCTATATCGAAATTATAGTCCTTTGTTTCTGTATTGCCTTGGTAGAAGAATGGCTATTTCGTGGTATTGTTCAAACACAGTTTGGACTTTGGATAGCAAGTATTATTTTTGCATTAGTTCACACAAGATATTTAGCGAAACCCTTTTTATTTATTGCTGTCATCTTGTTAAGTTTCTGGATTGGACTTGTTTATCAGTGGACGGGCAACTTAACAACCGTTATCGCTTTGCATTTTTTTGTCGATTTATTTTTAGCATTGTTAATTCGGACAAGGGGGGTTCAGCATGCGCGATGA
- a CDS encoding RecQ family ATP-dependent DNA helicase, giving the protein MHDHKLEQYLQYYFGYSSFRKGQKAIIQSVLNKEHVFAVLPTGTGKSICYQLPAMMLDGTVIVVSPLLSLMEDQVKQLKANGFKKVAALNSMLTYQEKESILSRIGSYKLIYVSPEMLQSNRIIRKIKQLQINLFVIDEAHCISQWGHEFRPDYLRITAIHQTLGNPPLLALTATATPDVQRDIIKVLQLEQVSTFIYPMDKPNISLVLESVTQLHEKQERIAELVNTYRVPTLIYFSSREETAKVAAYLQSAVKDRSIAFYHGGLDNQDRLLIQQQFMNNQIDIVCCTNAFGMGINKKDIQLVIHYHIPSQIESFIQELGRAGREGQEVVSLTLFHESDAFIPRRLIESELPSLSLIKQQLDIIYQTEPTFEEVKQSFLLQANGVESQWRFFQYQLERLGLLRQANWQVKTISQQDVLEALEITMTERMGYKERKLSEMLQWVYTDHCRRNALFRHFQNDVQEPTFMCCSFCDFKWDHWQPEEMVREKTVQEWHQLLYELLYQGDQNEKQSRTTD; this is encoded by the coding sequence ATGCATGATCATAAGTTAGAACAGTATTTACAGTATTATTTTGGATATAGCTCATTTCGAAAAGGGCAAAAAGCCATCATACAATCCGTATTGAATAAGGAACATGTATTTGCTGTTCTGCCTACTGGTACGGGAAAATCGATCTGTTACCAACTGCCAGCCATGATGCTGGATGGTACTGTCATCGTTGTTTCTCCATTACTCTCTTTGATGGAAGATCAGGTGAAACAGCTGAAAGCAAATGGTTTTAAAAAAGTTGCCGCATTAAACAGCATGTTAACGTATCAGGAGAAAGAATCAATCTTAAGCAGGATCGGCAGTTATAAATTAATTTATGTATCACCTGAAATGTTACAGAGTAATCGAATCATCCGAAAAATAAAACAACTGCAGATAAATTTATTTGTCATTGATGAAGCGCATTGTATTTCACAATGGGGGCATGAATTCCGACCAGATTATTTACGAATAACAGCTATACATCAAACGTTGGGAAACCCACCACTTTTAGCACTTACTGCAACGGCAACGCCAGATGTACAGCGTGACATTATAAAGGTTTTACAATTGGAGCAAGTGAGTACTTTCATCTACCCAATGGATAAACCAAATATCTCGCTAGTGTTGGAATCCGTCACGCAATTACATGAAAAACAAGAGCGTATCGCCGAATTAGTGAATACGTACCGAGTCCCAACTTTAATTTATTTCTCAAGCAGAGAAGAAACAGCAAAGGTTGCAGCCTATTTACAATCTGCGGTTAAAGATCGAAGTATTGCATTTTACCATGGTGGTTTGGATAATCAGGATCGCCTTTTAATTCAGCAACAATTTATGAACAATCAAATTGATATTGTTTGTTGCACAAATGCATTTGGTATGGGAATCAACAAGAAAGATATTCAACTTGTTATTCATTATCATATTCCAAGCCAAATTGAATCATTTATTCAGGAATTAGGAAGAGCCGGCAGAGAAGGCCAGGAAGTGGTAAGTCTTACATTGTTTCATGAAAGTGATGCTTTTATTCCGAGGCGATTAATAGAATCAGAACTTCCATCCTTATCATTGATTAAACAGCAACTTGACATCATTTATCAAACAGAACCAACATTTGAAGAAGTGAAACAATCATTTTTATTACAGGCAAATGGTGTAGAAAGCCAGTGGCGTTTCTTTCAATATCAATTAGAGAGATTAGGCCTATTACGACAAGCTAACTGGCAAGTTAAAACTATATCGCAACAGGATGTATTAGAAGCTTTAGAAATAACAATGACAGAGAGAATGGGATATAAAGAACGAAAACTGTCTGAAATGCTGCAATGGGTTTACACTGATCATTGTCGAAGAAATGCATTGTTCCGTCATTTCCAAAACGATGTACAAGAACCGACATTCATGTGTTGCAGTTTCTGTGATTTTAAGTGGGATCATTGGCAACCTGAAGAGATGGTGAGAGAAAAGACTGTTCAAGAGTGGCACCAACTGTTATACGAATTATTATATCAAGGAGATCAAAATGAAAAACAGTCAAGAACAACTGATTAA
- the ypeB gene encoding germination protein YpeB: MFRWLFITVLSIGIIGVSVWGYQEHQEKNAVLIQAENNYQRSFHDLTYNLDLLHDKIGSTLAMNTRDQLSPQLAEIWRLTSMAHNDVGQLPLTLMPFNKTEEFLSQMGNFSYRTAIRDLESEPLSEDEVGTLESLYEMSGNIESELRKVQNMVLNDNLRWMDVQLALVNNDEQADNTIIDGFKTVEKTVEGFEEGKLNASMMGTSSDKDGFSMLGESKITEEEAKQKMKDFLELKDDTELTIAATGKGANVPMYSGSFKESERSGYIDITQQGGYPASLMINREVSDTKISLHEAMNIAKDYVSKLDLASEVAMVESNQYDNVGVFQFVPNVNDVWIYPDAIQVKVALDNGDVLGFVAKDYLENYHERDIAEPAITEEEASDKVNPNLEIQENHIAIIEDDMGEEVLTYVFLGTLNQDTYRIFINAENGSEVRVDKLKQAEIKY; the protein is encoded by the coding sequence ATGTTTCGATGGCTATTTATTACCGTATTGAGTATAGGAATTATCGGTGTCTCCGTATGGGGATACCAAGAACATCAAGAAAAAAATGCTGTATTAATCCAGGCAGAAAATAATTATCAACGGTCATTTCATGATCTAACCTATAATCTGGACTTGCTTCATGACAAAATCGGTTCCACGTTAGCGATGAATACAAGAGATCAATTATCTCCACAATTAGCAGAAATTTGGAGATTAACATCCATGGCACATAATGATGTTGGACAATTGCCACTAACGTTAATGCCATTTAACAAAACGGAAGAGTTTCTTTCCCAAATGGGGAATTTTAGTTATCGAACCGCTATTAGAGATTTAGAAAGCGAACCATTGTCAGAAGATGAGGTAGGCACACTAGAATCTCTCTATGAAATGTCAGGTAATATTGAATCAGAATTGCGAAAAGTACAAAACATGGTGTTAAATGATAATCTCAGGTGGATGGATGTACAGCTTGCATTAGTAAATAATGATGAGCAAGCGGACAACACCATTATTGATGGCTTTAAAACAGTAGAAAAAACAGTTGAAGGCTTTGAAGAAGGTAAGTTAAATGCAAGTATGATGGGAACTTCCAGCGATAAAGATGGATTTTCGATGTTAGGTGAATCGAAAATAACGGAAGAAGAAGCGAAACAGAAAATGAAGGATTTCCTGGAACTAAAGGATGATACAGAATTAACCATTGCTGCTACTGGTAAAGGAGCAAACGTCCCAATGTACAGTGGTTCATTCAAAGAATCGGAACGCTCCGGATATATAGATATTACTCAGCAAGGTGGTTACCCAGCCAGTCTCATGATTAACCGGGAAGTAAGTGACACTAAAATCAGCTTGCACGAGGCAATGAATATTGCCAAGGACTATGTGTCAAAATTAGACCTTGCTTCTGAGGTTGCAATGGTCGAGAGTAATCAGTATGACAATGTCGGTGTTTTTCAATTTGTTCCGAATGTAAATGATGTCTGGATATACCCAGATGCTATTCAGGTAAAGGTTGCCTTAGACAACGGCGATGTCCTAGGATTTGTAGCAAAAGATTATTTGGAGAACTATCATGAAAGAGATATTGCAGAACCTGCGATAACAGAGGAAGAAGCAAGTGATAAAGTAAATCCTAACCTGGAAATCCAGGAAAATCATATCGCGATTATTGAAGATGATATGGGAGAGGAAGTTCTCACATACGTATTTTTAGGGACGTTAAATCAGGACACGTACCGGATTTTTATCAATGCAGAAAACGGCAGTGAAGTTAGAGTAGATAAATTAAAGCAAGCTGAGATAAAATATTAA
- the prsW gene encoding glutamic-type intramembrane protease PrsW, with product MFALISVSIAPAFALMSFFYLKDKYELEPVYAIFRTFIYGALLVFPIMFIQYAFQEEGIGQTPFFQSYFIYGLFEEFFKWFIFMFTTYKYSKFDTVYDGIVYGAAISLGFATLENILYLFAHGIEFAIGRALFPVSSHALFGVIMGYYLGRAKFAKRYTPLLICLAFLIPAFLHGTYDFILEIIQKRWIYGLMPFMVILWLLGLRKVKIANEITQHQIN from the coding sequence TTGTTTGCTCTTATTTCCGTTTCAATTGCACCGGCTTTTGCACTAATGTCGTTTTTCTATTTAAAAGATAAATACGAACTAGAGCCGGTTTATGCAATTTTTAGAACATTTATCTACGGAGCACTATTAGTATTTCCAATTATGTTTATTCAATATGCATTTCAGGAAGAAGGAATAGGGCAAACGCCTTTCTTTCAATCCTATTTCATATATGGCTTATTTGAAGAGTTCTTTAAATGGTTTATTTTCATGTTTACTACTTATAAATATTCGAAATTTGATACTGTTTATGACGGTATTGTTTATGGTGCAGCGATTAGCTTAGGTTTCGCGACATTAGAAAATATTCTTTATTTGTTTGCACATGGTATCGAATTTGCAATCGGCCGCGCCTTATTTCCGGTGTCATCACATGCTTTGTTTGGTGTAATCATGGGATATTATCTCGGAAGAGCGAAGTTCGCGAAGCGTTATACACCTCTATTAATCTGCTTGGCATTTCTGATTCCAGCATTTCTACATGGCACATATGATTTCATCTTAGAAATCATACAGAAACGATGGATATACGGTTTAATGCCATTTATGGTAATACTCTGGCTGTTAGGTCTTCGAAAAGTAAAAATTGCAAATGAAATCACACAACATCAAATTAATTGA
- a CDS encoding asparaginase has translation MKKTLVIHTGGTISMKENPDGSVVETDSHPLSNADLLKTHSIEEENVFHLPSPHITPPHMLTLANYIKEKASNGTYAGIVVTHGTDTLEETAYFVDLCVNTTVPIVFTGAMRSSNEIGSDGLYNLICAIRVASHHKSKQRGVLVVMNDEIHTAQYVTKTSTSNVATFQSPQFGPVGMVTKQDVYYYQKTYHEEIFDISAVSKNVLLLKAYAGMPKELIEMLDPAKTDGLIIEGLGQGNVPPTIVPAIQHLLQHNVVVLLVSRCYKGIVQPTYQYEGGGRTLVDKGVIFANHLNGPKARLKLMLLLENHASHHEMIHAFKD, from the coding sequence ATGAAAAAAACATTAGTGATCCATACAGGTGGAACAATCTCTATGAAAGAGAACCCAGATGGCAGTGTCGTAGAAACAGATTCACACCCATTGTCCAACGCAGACTTATTAAAAACTCATTCCATTGAAGAAGAGAACGTCTTTCATCTGCCATCACCACATATTACACCACCACATATGCTGACTTTAGCCAATTATATTAAGGAAAAAGCAAGCAATGGTACGTATGCAGGAATTGTTGTCACACACGGAACAGATACATTGGAAGAGACAGCTTACTTCGTTGATCTTTGTGTCAACACCACCGTTCCCATTGTTTTTACCGGTGCAATGAGATCAAGCAATGAAATCGGCTCTGATGGTTTATATAATTTAATATGTGCCATTCGTGTCGCGTCACATCATAAATCCAAACAACGAGGTGTACTCGTTGTCATGAATGATGAAATACATACAGCCCAATATGTAACGAAGACATCCACCAGTAACGTGGCGACGTTCCAGAGTCCTCAGTTTGGACCTGTCGGTATGGTAACGAAGCAAGATGTCTATTATTATCAGAAGACGTATCACGAAGAAATTTTTGATATATCAGCTGTAAGTAAAAATGTACTGCTACTGAAAGCATATGCTGGCATGCCTAAAGAATTAATCGAAATGTTGGATCCGGCTAAGACGGATGGGCTGATTATTGAGGGTTTAGGACAAGGTAATGTCCCGCCAACGATAGTGCCAGCAATCCAGCATTTATTACAGCATAACGTAGTGGTACTGCTGGTATCTAGATGTTATAAAGGCATCGTACAGCCAACCTATCAATATGAAGGTGGTGGTCGTACCTTAGTTGACAAGGGAGTTATCTTTGCCAACCATTTAAATGGTCCAAAAGCAAGGCTGAAACTCATGTTATTACTGGAAAACCATGCATCACATCATGAAATGATCCATGCATTTAAAGACTGA
- the sleB gene encoding spore cortex-lytic enzyme: MKNKILICLFILTISSFGFINSEKDQLDAFSNQVIQQGATGDDVIELQARLQYLAFYNGKIDGVFGWGTYWALRNFQYEFGMEIDGLAGAATKQKLADASEFDRDYVYEQIRKGNDFTHYGGVDNDKQSKPNNNNTSSGSGSSGGTSGSDSGSGDSDQQQDTNETTDEDLEPSAVNMPQGFSQNDIQIMANAVYGEARGEPYEGQVAVASVILNRVESPSFPNTVSGVIFEPRAFTAVSDGQIWLTPNDQAKKAVLDAINGWDPTGEAIYYFNPDTATSAWIWSRPQIKRIGKHVFCM, translated from the coding sequence ATGAAAAATAAAATATTAATATGTCTTTTCATACTTACCATTAGTTCGTTTGGTTTCATTAATTCAGAGAAAGATCAGCTGGATGCTTTTTCGAATCAAGTCATTCAACAAGGGGCAACAGGTGATGACGTAATTGAACTACAGGCAAGACTTCAATATTTAGCTTTTTATAATGGCAAAATTGATGGTGTATTTGGTTGGGGTACGTATTGGGCACTACGTAATTTTCAATATGAATTCGGAATGGAAATTGATGGTCTGGCAGGTGCAGCCACCAAGCAAAAATTAGCGGATGCGAGTGAATTTGACAGGGACTATGTATATGAACAAATTAGGAAAGGTAATGATTTTACTCATTACGGTGGAGTCGATAATGACAAACAGTCCAAACCTAATAACAACAATACATCGTCAGGATCTGGAAGTTCTGGAGGAACAAGTGGATCTGACTCTGGATCAGGTGATTCCGATCAGCAGCAGGATACGAATGAAACAACGGATGAAGACCTTGAACCAAGTGCTGTCAATATGCCACAAGGATTCTCGCAGAATGATATTCAAATCATGGCTAACGCCGTATACGGTGAAGCAAGAGGGGAGCCGTACGAAGGTCAGGTAGCAGTTGCTTCTGTTATTCTTAATCGCGTAGAAAGTCCAAGTTTTCCTAATACGGTTTCAGGTGTCATTTTTGAACCAAGAGCATTTACTGCTGTAAGTGACGGGCAAATATGGCTAACGCCAAATGATCAAGCAAAAAAGGCAGTACTTGATGCGATTAACGGATGGGATCCAACGGGAGAAGCGATCTATTACTTTAATCCAGATACTGCGACTTCGGCATGGATATGGTCGAGGCCACAAATAAAACGGATAGGTAAGCACGTATTCTGTATGTAA
- a CDS encoding flagellar brake protein, whose amino-acid sequence MVRIGSFIQLEEVKNKNKTYKCRVIDRKQDKLYIDYPIDVQTNRTQLFPVGSEFQALFTENYSLFSFPSQIIGKANINNIPTLIMNFDKEQLKKIQRREFVRVESLLDISVRSRNQEPSFVPFTSVTHDISGGGLSILIKNNLVINEGEMLDIMLVLPLDNEIEYLHLIGTAIRIHSICENNNILSVKFVEIDKKDQQHIIRYCFIKQLENRRKGFIQ is encoded by the coding sequence TTGGTTAGAATTGGTTCCTTTATACAACTTGAAGAAGTAAAAAATAAAAATAAAACGTATAAATGCCGGGTGATTGATCGAAAACAAGATAAACTGTACATCGATTATCCAATTGATGTGCAAACAAATCGGACGCAGCTATTCCCGGTCGGCAGCGAATTCCAGGCACTTTTCACCGAAAATTATTCTCTGTTTAGTTTTCCATCACAAATTATCGGAAAAGCTAATATCAATAATATTCCAACCTTAATTATGAACTTTGATAAAGAACAATTGAAGAAGATCCAGCGCCGTGAATTCGTAAGGGTTGAATCACTGCTCGACATATCTGTGCGCAGCAGGAATCAGGAACCTTCATTTGTACCGTTTACATCGGTCACCCATGATATTAGTGGTGGTGGATTATCAATCTTAATTAAAAATAATTTGGTCATAAATGAAGGCGAAATGTTGGATATTATGTTAGTATTACCTTTAGATAATGAGATAGAATATCTTCATCTTATTGGAACGGCAATTCGTATACATAGCATTTGTGAAAATAACAACATACTATCGGTTAAATTTGTGGAAATTGATAAGAAGGATCAACAACATATTATCCGGTACTGTTTCATCAAACAACTAGAGAATCGCCGTAAAGGATTTATTCAGTAG
- a CDS encoding LysM peptidoglycan-binding domain-containing protein, producing MRDDNMNEDQAASLRDQIERQQGQENDALPPRSEVHKNKKQKSKWKISFPLIRFMLILFIAIIVLIWTMRYWGEEYLSKAVQEKSDHSVEEVTIKSKSSTVEQLHQEVDLVTHVVRKMDSLFSISEQYYGTSEYVDIIIEANDIENRTLIVGQEITIPNINADSISSSLTD from the coding sequence ATGCGCGATGATAATATGAATGAAGATCAAGCAGCATCACTCAGAGACCAAATAGAACGGCAGCAAGGTCAAGAAAACGATGCATTGCCACCTAGAAGTGAGGTCCACAAAAATAAAAAACAAAAATCAAAATGGAAAATCTCCTTTCCTTTAATCCGTTTTATGCTTATTTTATTTATTGCAATTATTGTATTAATATGGACGATGCGTTACTGGGGAGAGGAGTATTTATCAAAAGCCGTACAAGAGAAGAGTGATCATAGCGTGGAAGAAGTAACGATAAAGAGTAAGTCCTCTACCGTTGAGCAGCTACATCAAGAAGTGGATTTAGTTACACATGTTGTCCGGAAGATGGATAGTTTATTTTCAATATCTGAACAATACTACGGGACGAGTGAATATGTTGATATTATTATCGAAGCAAATGATATTGAAAATCGTACATTGATTGTTGGTCAAGAAATTACTATTCCTAATATAAATGCAGATTCGATCAGTAGCAGTTTGACAGACTAA
- a CDS encoding spore coat associated protein CotJA produces the protein MSFTTTKCYSPYVSKFDPCKPIKTKCYSTPPNLYIGFQPKNLEQFPTAREALFAGTLWPCLYDDYPPRKERSDS, from the coding sequence ATGTCATTTACAACAACGAAATGCTATTCACCGTATGTGAGTAAGTTCGATCCTTGCAAGCCAATCAAAACAAAATGTTATTCCACGCCGCCGAATTTATATATAGGATTCCAGCCAAAAAATCTAGAACAATTTCCAACTGCAAGAGAAGCACTTTTTGCCGGAACTTTGTGGCCTTGTTTGTATGATGATTATCCACCAAGAAAGGAGCGTAGTGATTCATGA
- a CDS encoding YpdA family putative bacillithiol disulfide reductase, translating to MQQEKAIVIGAGPCGMSAAIELQNIGIDPLLIEKGNIVDAIYQYPTHQTFFSSSDKLEIGDVAFVTEKNKPVRNQALAYYRTVAIRKKLRINSFEEVIAIEHVNDQFEITTTNQYQEKKTYHATYCVIATGYYGQPNYLGIKGEELDKVHHYFKEAHPFYQQNVVVIGGKNSAVDATIELHKAGANVTVLYRGSEYSKSVKPWILPEFASLVNHEKITMEFNAEVEEISTHHITYHVNGERKKIDNDFVFAMTGYRPNHPFLEKAGISIEEDTGKPAYQPSTMETNVENIYIAGVIAAGFDNNGIFIENGRFHGGLIAASVQEKENS from the coding sequence ATGCAACAGGAAAAAGCTATTGTTATCGGTGCAGGACCTTGTGGAATGTCTGCAGCGATAGAACTGCAAAATATTGGAATAGATCCATTACTCATTGAAAAAGGTAATATCGTCGATGCGATATATCAATATCCAACACATCAAACCTTTTTTAGTTCCAGTGATAAATTAGAGATTGGAGATGTCGCATTTGTCACAGAAAAAAACAAACCCGTACGAAATCAGGCATTAGCATATTATCGTACGGTTGCGATAAGAAAAAAGCTGCGAATTAACAGCTTTGAAGAGGTAATCGCAATCGAACATGTCAACGATCAATTCGAAATAACAACGACAAATCAATACCAGGAAAAGAAAACTTACCATGCAACTTATTGTGTTATAGCAACCGGATATTATGGTCAACCAAATTACTTGGGTATTAAAGGAGAAGAGCTTGATAAAGTACACCATTATTTTAAAGAAGCTCATCCATTTTACCAGCAAAATGTAGTCGTGATTGGCGGAAAGAATTCGGCAGTAGATGCAACGATTGAGCTGCATAAAGCAGGTGCAAATGTAACAGTGTTATATCGAGGAAGTGAATATTCGAAAAGCGTGAAGCCCTGGATATTACCAGAGTTCGCATCGCTGGTGAACCATGAAAAAATAACAATGGAGTTCAATGCAGAAGTGGAAGAAATCTCCACACACCATATTACGTATCACGTTAATGGAGAACGAAAGAAAATAGATAATGATTTTGTCTTTGCGATGACTGGTTACCGACCGAACCACCCCTTCCTGGAAAAAGCAGGAATTTCTATTGAGGAAGATACAGGAAAACCAGCATATCAACCTTCGACAATGGAAACGAATGTGGAAAACATTTACATTGCAGGTGTCATTGCTGCTGGTTTTGACAACAACGGTATATTTATTGAAAATGGTCGTTTTCATGGAGGATTGATAGCGGCATCTGTTCAGGAGAAAGAAAATAGTTAA
- a CDS encoding manganese catalase family protein, producing MWYYEKKLQYPVKVSKCNPKLAKYLTEQYGGADGELSAALRYLNQRYTIPDKVVGLLNDIGTEEFAHLEMIATMIYKLTKDATPEELEAAGLGAHFVNHDHALYYQNAAGSPWTATYIQAKGDPIADLYEDIAAEEKARATYQWIIDISDDPFINDSLKFLREREIVHSQRFHEAVEILKEERDRKKIF from the coding sequence ATGTGGTATTACGAAAAGAAATTACAATATCCGGTGAAAGTTAGTAAGTGTAATCCAAAGTTAGCCAAATATTTAACCGAACAATATGGTGGTGCTGACGGAGAGCTGTCTGCTGCATTACGTTATCTAAATCAACGATATACGATTCCGGACAAAGTAGTCGGACTGTTAAACGATATTGGCACCGAAGAATTCGCCCACCTTGAAATGATAGCTACGATGATCTATAAACTGACAAAGGATGCCACGCCAGAAGAGTTAGAGGCTGCTGGACTTGGTGCGCACTTTGTTAATCATGATCACGCTCTCTATTACCAAAATGCTGCTGGCTCACCTTGGACAGCAACATACATTCAAGCAAAAGGGGATCCGATTGCTGATTTATATGAGGATATAGCGGCTGAAGAAAAAGCGCGTGCCACGTACCAGTGGATTATAGATATTTCTGACGACCCGTTTATTAATGATTCCTTGAAGTTTTTACGCGAACGGGAAATTGTCCATTCGCAACGATTCCATGAAGCTGTAGAAATTTTGAAAGAAGAGCGAGACCGAAAAAAAATTTTTTAG